The following coding sequences lie in one Arachis hypogaea cultivar Tifrunner chromosome 4, arahy.Tifrunner.gnm2.J5K5, whole genome shotgun sequence genomic window:
- the LOC112796982 gene encoding uncharacterized protein, protein MIALKAIHPCLSPTNSKNDIHCTGILQNKRSSIFGRCKSNESDSQPGDTRQQELLAQIAMLEAQKIRLMDYVDERSAYLTQFSKEAIVEFEKIGEEALKGLDEADARITANIERQMLEFEESTELNRQEISNRENELEEFEVQMEDNRNEGLFFKNLRKKAPVDVAQAMAEAQKIKDLTREKAGGKARRYVYLFFIGLLSIGIVKAIAASSSTDWRKVAVLFSILVALTSQFIYEQNMSLETGRTRKTNNEQNN, encoded by the exons ATGATTGCACTCAAAGCCATTCATCCTTGTTTGAGTCCTACCAATAGCAAGAATGATATCCACTGCACAGGGATCCTCCAAAACAAAAGAAGTTCCATCTTCGGCCGCTGCAAGTCTAACGAGTCTGATTCCCAACCTGGTGATACTCGCCAACAAGAGTTGCTAGCACAAATTGCCATGCTTGAAGCTCAAAAGATCCGCCTGATGGATTATGTGGACGAGAGGTCCGCATATTTGACCCAATTTAGCAAAGAAGCCATAGTTGAGTTTGAGAAAATTGGAGAAGAGGCCCTCAAAGGATTAGATGAAGCTGATGCCAGA ATAACAGCAAACATAGAGCGCCAAATGCTAGAATTCGAAGAATCTACAGAACTTAACAGACAAGAGATTTCAAACCGTGAAAACGAGCTCGAGGAGTTTGAAGTTCAAATGGAGGACAACAGAAACGAAGGCTTGTTCTTCAAGAACCTCAGAAAGAAGGCCCCTGTTGATGTTGCACAAGCCATGGCGGAAGCACAAAAGATCAAAGATTTAACCAGAGAAAAAGCTGGTGGCAAAGCCAGGCGGTATGTTTACCTTTTCTTCATTGGCTTGTTGAGCATCGGAATAGTCAAGGCTATTGCTGCTTCATCCTCCACTGATTGGAGAAAGGTTGCAGTTCTTTTTTctattcttgtggctttaacttcTCAGTTCATCTACGAACAAAACATGTCATTGGAGACTGGGAGAACGAGAAAGACTAACAATGAGCAAAATAACTGA